AAACAAACCAATTTGCAATCTCCTGGCTTCAAAATCGCGAGTTAGCCCTCTCAACAAGCTGTCAACCCCTCGGCTAGAGCTTTGTGCTGCTCTCCTTGCTGCCCAGCTACAAGACTCTATCGTGGAATACACCGGATGGAATTGCCCGGTGACATTTTGGACGGATTCCACCATAGTGCTGCACTGGTTGGCTTCGTCGTCGTCCGTTTGGAAGGTGTTTGTATCGAACAGAATTGCTGAGATCCACCGCATCACCAGAGGCAGTCCATGGCGTCATATTCCGACTGATCTCAATCCAGCTGATCGAATCTCTCGCGGTGTCAGCCCATCAGCACTCATAGCAGACAATCTTTGGTGGCATGGACCCAACTTTCTTTGCACCGACAAATCAAACTGGCCACCAAACGATATCTCACTATCGCCTCTCCACATGCAAGCTAGAGGAATTGAAAGCAAGCAATCGACAGTTTCTCTAGTTGCAATAACAGAATCTCCCTTTTTCACCCCATCACAGATCATTCTCGTCTCTCCCCCCTTCAGCGAAAAGTTGCATGGGGTTATCGCTTTATACAAAATTGTCGAACAAAACCGGATAAACGAAATTTTGGCTCACTAAACGCTCACGAATTAAATGCATCACTGAATATCCTAATTCGACACGATCAGAAAACGCATTATAATAAGgaaattcagtttttgaaaaacgcaTCTGAGCCAATAATCAAAAACATTGGCACCACATCGAAACTTAAGTCGCTCAACGTATTTTTGGACGAAAGCGGTCTGCTCCGCCTTCAAGGCCGACTCCAGCACCTTGACGCACCGTTCGACACCAGGTTCCCAATAATCTTGGCACACAAATCGCACTTGGCTTACCTTTTGGCCAAATCAATCCACCTGAACACCCTTCATGCTGGCCCTCAAATGCTTTTGGCAACAATTCGACAACGATTCTGGCCGATTCGGGGGAGAGATCTGGTGAAAAAAGTGGTCAAAGAATGCCTAGTCTGCTTTCGCTGCAAGCCAACCAGTGCCTCCCAGATTATGGGACCCTTACCAAGTGTTCGGCTCACACCCACGCGCGCGTTTGTGAGCTGCGGAGTAGATTATTGCGGCCCGTTTTTCGTTCGTATCCCAAATCGTCGGTCCGCGCCGTTGAAAATATTCGTCGCGATCTTCGTATGTATGTGGTCGAAAGCTGTCCACATCGACATGGTCTACAGCCTCACTTCTGAGTCCTTCATCAACGCCCTGAAACGCATCGTTGGCCGACGAGGTCGGGTGGCCGACATCTACTGCGACAACGCTCTGACTTTTGTTGGGGCCAACCGACTTCTGCAAGAATCCAAACAAGACTTCGACAAGATGCACAGCTCCGATGAACTTGGCACTCACTGTGCTGATAATGGGATCGTATTCCATTTCAACCCCGCTCGATCCCCACACTTCGGTGGCCTCTGGGAGGCCGCTGTCAAATCGTTTAAGCATCATTTGTATCGGGTGATGCAAACAACAGTCCTTAACATCGATGATTTCAACACTCTCCTGATCCAGGTCGAGGCCGTCATGAATTCACGGCCCTTGACCCCCCGCTCATCCGAGCCTGATGACGTCGTCGCTCTGACTCCAGGGCATTTTATCGTTGGAGAGCCTCTAGTTTCTCTCCCCGAGGTGGACATCAGTGAACTCCCAATAAATCGTCTTAATTCTTTCCAACAGATGCAACAGCGAGTTCAGCACTTCTGGCAGGCTTGGTCGAGAGATTATATCGGCCAGCTCCAAAACCGCAAGAAGTGGCCTGTGGTTCGCCCCAATATTTCGGAGGGCACATTGGTCCTCATGAAGCAAGACAACGCACCCCCGCTGAGCTGGAAGCTCGGCCGAATCGAGAAGATTTTCCCCGGAGACGATGGTCGAGTACGTGTGGTCACGGTCAAAACAGCCAAGAACTCCTATCGCAGAGGTGTGACGGAAATCTGTCCGTTACCGATTGGCTCAATTTTTGTGTGCTTATTTTATTCGTATAATacgaattgtttttttcttagtttgaaaagaaatttgaacgcTTCTGACATGTTTCACTAGAAATAATGGAAATTTTAGGTGGTTTTAGTCACTTTATTATaggattttatgttgaaaaattcgaaatgaaATTTCAGCCAAAaagaaaatgcgttttttgtgacaaacaagaCTATGAACTCCAAGATGTACAAGGACGAGTGCCTGAGAAAACATAttgttccataattttttttattatttttcctttaaagtgcaataaaaaatcTACACTTTGAGTGCAGAACATTTTTATTCCGTTTACATAGCTTCGAGATAAACCCGTTTAAATGCgttcagatttaagatgatccatgctttagaagGCTTTTAAGCCGCcggccgtggcctagaggatagcgttccagtcttctaagccagagtccatgagatcgaatcccgatcacggcacacatagtactctttctgtggtctggtggttttagcatttgtaagatgctagccataatatccttgaaagatgtacgccttagagttaagtaaattagatctcttcaaagaaacatgaagtttcactgagatcctatatgtgtgtgttcgttttttttttttttttttttttaagatatgcAAACATTGGGAAAAATGGGACAACATTAGGTACTACATCGAATTTCCTGTGCACCTGTTTTTAATGagttttaaaactatttatcACCTTTTTGGATCATTTGAACTTTTGGAGCTTGTTGATAAATCCTGTATGGGTAGAATTGACACCTAAAATTGACCAACTActgaaaaactataaacttaGCTGTGAAAAAACATTACTAGGCCCTTTCTTTTCCGTTCTTTTTGAATATCCAACAgcaacaattgttaaaaatataaactCTATATTGATTCCATCACAATTCTTTAAATCAAATAAGGAAATACTTTGGTCCAACGAAGCTCCGACAGGTGGGAAAATCGTCCGGAATGTCAAAGCTAGCGCGTTCGGAGCCAACATTCAGGAGCACGTCCAGCCCACGAGTCCATCCATCGGTTGATCCTCCTGCTGTCGCACCCAAATCCCGCAGCATCCAGAGACCGGCATTGGAGGCAATGAATCGAAGCACTACCAGCGACCTGCTTGGAATCCGGATTGTATCCCGCAGCAACGGAAAGACAAAGTTTCGCTTAACGGAGCGAAGCTGCCCAACACGGGaaagttaaatgaaaattaatcagATTTTTACCGGATTAGCCACCACCCTTGATGAGGTGCAGGTATTAGCGGTGTTGTCTGCTGTTGTTAAATACTGATTTGTACAATGTAACTTTTGAGAAAGATGGAGACTTACCGCGTCTTGCCAGTTGTCTGCGAACGAAGTTGTCCCCAGCACGTAGAAGGATAATCCGTGGAGATGGTAGGTGTGGTCTGAGCCGGAATCTGTTGGTTGAGAATTTTTATTGAGAACTCTGTTCATTtgaaggggagagtggggtatcgtgggctaTGGGTTAACGTTAAGATTAGATTGTTGTGTAAGTTATGAACGCGTTATTTGCTACTTTTATTTAACTTGCCAATATAAATGTATCTGTAATTGTTTCCAAGCGTCCGCTAACTGCATCGGTGTCGAACTTAacgtttttaacaaaaataagccCAAATGCttataataatatttaaaagggtgtccacgatgaaattgccacactatgaaattgctctaactctTAACCCGTTGGGTAGAAATTAACTAAACTTTGGGTGAATTTAGTTCATATtgcattgtttacatcttgcaagttttaaagtcctttgatcaaaactcgcgaaaATGGAGTAAAAAACAGCTCGTGAGTGATAAAATCgtgcgaattccacggtgtagCGAGTGATTAAGCGATTCGAGCAACAATTGACCATTAGTCGGAAGCCCagaatgaaggaaaaaatattccgtataacaccaaaaatcacaaccgcgtagttggggccttcaaccgaaacccgaacgcctccgttcgggatgtggctaagaagctgcacctaagccgaagttttgtccagaaggccaaaactatgtctgggcttcgaacgttcaaggtacaaaaggcccctaattgcgacgagaagcagaacaaatccgtcaaaacccgtgccaggaaaatgtacctcaacatgctgacgaaagttgaatgctgcatcatggacgatgaaacatATTATGTGAAgaccgacttcaaacagatcctcggcaacctgtttttcacggccaaggataagttcagcgttccgaagcatgtccgcactcagaacatgtccaaatttgcgaataaattcctggtttggcaagccatctgcacgtgcgggaagctgagtgcacctttcgtgaacATCTGtgagagtgcctccagaagcggctgctttcTCTCCTGAaagcccacaacgtcccaaatATCTTCTGgctggatttggcctcatgccactactccaaggacgtgctaaattttgttccaaaaatattcaaccctcccaacactccagAGCTCCGCcacatcgagaagtactgggcgattatgaagcagcaccttcttaaacgaactaaggtagtgaagacagtcgagaaactcaagaaagtatgggtttacattcaaaaaacggttgattcacaggttgtgcagaattttaTGACTGGGGTTAACGCCAAGGTgtgggcatttgcgtatggactgtaaataaaatacgagtcaaatggtaaaatgaagtttaatagttatttttcaatccttgaAAATTTGTTGGCAATAGGATGaaaacccaaaatttttcgcatcaattttgtgtgtggccatcccaagcaaccaaaagtcccatatctacttaaacgcgTGACTACGAAGTTCGagtttcgctgaacaaaggttccaaagggaattggtacagAATTGTCTCGAATGCGAGCATGAaagctccaaaaaaaaaatccttaaatagCCTTGTTGTGACATGTCAATAGCATCCCTTcaatataaaagtttcaaattgggtctcaaatagccttccatggacttcaagttccaaaaagtttcttaAATAGCCCTTtgtgtgacatgtcaatcgcatctcTGCAGTATAAGAGTtgcaaattgggtctcaaatagccttccatggacttcaagttccaaaaaatttcttgaatagcctttttgtgacatgtcaattgcATCtcttcagtataaaagttacaaattgggtctcaaatagccttccatggacttcaagttccaaaaagttcctcaaatagcctttttgtgaacTGTCAATCACTTCCATTaattataaaagttacaaattgggtctcaaatagcctccCATGGACTTCAACTTCCAAAAAGTTGCTTAAATAGCCTTTTCTCTGCCATGTCAATCGCATCtcttcagtataaaagttacaaattgggtctcaaatagccttccatggactccaagttccaaaaaattcctcaaatagcctggcgtctttgctgctggccgctggctggGAAGCTTAttaccacttcgagttttagctGCTGGTAagacaacatctaggcgtgacctcgtggcagcgtgtttggctattaTTCGAAGGGtcgcggttcaaatctggtatcataactaattttttttcattaggttgtttgacTGCTTGAGTatgcaaataaaataattcaaatgtgTATAAGAACTGGCGTGCATGCCATCATGTATCaaacaatgtcaaaaacaaagcaattatgTCAGATAAAttgaggtgatgggaggaataaagatggatgccaagaaaccggcagcaccacatgggctggtggtgactgaagtaagagaggagagaatagatttttttttggtttttgctgattaaacgatgacttgtgagctgaacagaaggccgttcaaatctgtaatggaattTCAaggtttcaataagaacttaaattttgggctgaataaaatgaacatcagcacattgattatgctaaTTAAGCTGTGTTTGACTTTTTtgcgagacttttggttgcttgggatttcatcgtggacaccctttatcaTGCTTTTTCAGGTGGAGAAGATAATTTTCAAGAAATAGCAATAAGTTATTCATACCTAACCAAATcgcaaatcaaagcttgtgaATGATCATGTGCCACTTAGTGTGGggtattagaccgctgcaaactttgtatggaaatttaaaatttgtacattttttggtgtaaattaaTCTAAATAAGGCATGTAAGTTAGCACATATTTAAGCAgtaactgcggtgaatccgtgcatccATGGTTGAATTCTAACATATACACATACATTTTCGactatccgggattaattaaggTGTGATAagtgattttggtcaagaaagatgtacgcctagagttaagaaaaaggaatctcttcgaggaaacatcatgtttttcattgagatcctgtatgtgttcgttttcaaaaaaaaaatgagtaattGGTACCGCGTGAAAGGCTTAAAAATTCTGAGATCactaaatcaaataattttaattaccTCTAGCTCACTAAAAAATTACTGTCTTGGACCGGTAATCAGACaacatttatcatttttgcaattttcatcatttttgaaatttgtgtaatttttgtaatttttgtcatttttgtatttttttgtaatttttatattttttgtaatttttgccatttttgtcatttttgtcatttttgtaatttttgtaatttttgtattttttgtaatttttgtaatttttgtaatttttgtcatttttgtcatttttgtattttttgtaatttttgtcatttttgtcatgtttgtcatttttgtcatttttgtcatttttgtcatttttgtcatttttgtcatttttgtcatttttgtcatttttgtcatttttgtcttttttccatttttgtcatttttgtcatttttgtcattttttgtcatttttgtcatttttgtcatttctgtcatttttgtcatttttgtcatttttgtcatttttgtcatttttgtcatttttgtcatttttgtcatttttgtcatttttgtcatttttgtcatttttgtcatttttgtcatttttgtcatttttgtcatttttgtcatttttgtcatttttgtcatttttgtcatttttgtcatttttgtcatttttgtcatttttgtcatttttgtcatttttgtcatttttgtcatttttgtcatttttgtcatttttgtcatttttgtcatttttgtcatttttgtcatttttgtcatttttgtcatttttgtcatttttgtcatttttgtcatttttgtcatttttgtcatttttgtcatttttgtcatttttgtcatttttgtcatttttgtcatttttgtcatttttgtcatttttgtcatttttgtcatttttgtcatttttgtcatttttgtcatttttgtcatttttgtcatttttgtcatttttgtcatttttgtcatttttgtcatttttgtcatttttgtcatttttgtcatttttgtcatttttgtcatttttgtaatttttgtcatttttgtcatttttgtcattttagtcatttttgtcatttttgtcatttttgttattttttataatttttgtcatttttgtcatttttgtgatttttgtgatttttgtgatttttgtgatttttgtgatttttgtgatttttgtaatttttgtgatttttgtgatttttgtcatttttgtcatttttgtcatttttgtcatttttgtcatttttttcatttttgtgatttttgtcatttttatcatttttgtcatttttgtcatttttgtcatttttgtcatttttgtcatttttttcatttctgtcatttttgtcatttttgtcatttttgtcatttttgacattttttctaatttttggcattttttttatctttgtaattttgtgtcatatttgtcatttttgtcattttttgccattttcatcatttttgtcatttttttcatttttgtgatttttgtcaattttatcatttttgtcatttttgtcattttttgtcatttttgtcatgtgcATTGCACCCTGATGTTTATAATGCTAGATTATCCCGCCCAATGTCCGAGttcatcaaatttcaatatgtAGAAAGCAAAAGGTTACCTGCGTTAATTAGAACCAGCTCCACCCGATGGCCCGTTTCGATATTCTCAATGTGGACACATTCGCACGGTTTGTCATCCGGTGGGTGACAGCTTTTTGGCACCCAGCTCTGGTTTGGCTCCGCGTCCCCGCCATTTTCCTCCCGGGGACCTCCGCCATCGCCATCTTGTCCGCTGCTATTGCTACAGGTGAATTGATTCAGCTCCCGGCGATTCGAGCTGCCACTTGGCAGCATCAGGACCGGTGGAAAGGCAAAACTTAGCCCATTTACCGAGTAAATGAACTCTTCGCAACTTTCTGGAAGCAGGCAATTGAAAAGCGATGGCTCACGATTAGATATCACCGGGAAATGAAAAGAAGGCAGAGACATTTTAATACATAATTAATCAAAAGCGCCAAAGTTGGGACTAATCAAGATGCCGAAGTTCGGAACGGTTCCGATGAAGTCATTCAACAAAAACACCCTCCAGTGGGCTGTTTACAATTCCGTGCTTCGACGATCTTAAATCAAATTCGGTTGAGAATAGGCCCATTAAGAGCCTCCAAGTTTTCATCACGTTCTACTCACTTAACGCGTGCTGGAAAATTTCTTTAATGTACATTGAATCAAGCTCTGATTACGATGCTAAGCTTTTCACCTACAAGTATAGCAATGAGTTTCAAGTTCTTTGATTAACATTCAAGATGAAGGAATCTTAAAGCAAATTTATCACTTGTGTTTCGATTTCTCATCAACatgactaaaaattaaatttccgaaaaaatcagaaccaaaacaaaaccacAGTTGATATGACGTGTAATCTTAGAGATTTCCGACGCCCATCTTGAAATACTAGAAACCCCGATATAACATGGGTATTGTGTGAAAAGactcaacgagtagaagtcaaattttgcttaaatGTTGTTTGAACTTCAATAAAACAAGATCAAACATAATAACAAgagataaaataagaaaaaaacaacaagataaaatatgataaaatatgCAGAAAGTGATTTGACTAACGTCTCGCGACTAAGcctatttattttaagatacttaaATATCAATCCGGACTTATTCCGGGTCTTAAGTGATCTGAAGACCGTATGAATGCAAATTTCGAATTCAACAACAGAAGCTTAGTTCAGGACACCCCGACGACTTAacccatacatacatatgtgttCAATGTCAACCGTCGTCATCTTATTTAACAAGTACACTCATATGCAAACGATCGAGCTGCTGCCGGCCGACTTACCTCCGAAAACTATTCGTCGAACTTTCTGCCCGGAAAGCACCAAACTAATCCTTCGGTCTACACCTTCCCGGAGCGTGCCCGGAAAATGAATCCTCTCGGGGGCAGCTTTTCCGTTATCGGTGTAGATGGCACGAACGTCCAAGAGCCCTAGCTGCTTCCACTGTCTGTCGTCAGCTTGAGCACTTGTTTCGAATGTTGTATCTTCCGTATCCGATAACAACAGCCGGGATGAAAATATCGTCCGCTGGAACCCAGACCTGGACCCGGAATGGATGTGGTACGGTGGTTGTTCGATCAACTCATCCTTCGGGGAGTCCTTCGGGGTTGTCACTGAAACTGGGTtttgaattcaattaaattttatcctTTCGGGTTAAATCCTGAGCGAGAGGGTTTGCGTCGGGCAATGGAATTAATATAAATTCGTTTCGGAAAATGTTTCAGTCAACACCGAACGAAATGGAATATTAATTGCTGCAGTCCGTCGTCGACAGGGTTTCGAAATTGGAAAATATGTTGGTTAAATTGTAGATGATTTATGGTAGCAGCACAACCAAAAATACAATAAAGTTTATGTTTTATATGTGGCAATACTTACAAAAAcgatgcatgatttttttaaaacatacatCGTCTTAGCCAGGGGGATGGCAACCTGGTTTTTCTTGCAAATAAGAATCGTTTTCCGATTTCTCTATCCGTCGGAAGagacgtttatggtgttttcctctcaaagcagtgcggagttgaaaaagtcaaaat
This sequence is a window from Uranotaenia lowii strain MFRU-FL chromosome 3, ASM2978415v1, whole genome shotgun sequence. Protein-coding genes within it:
- the LOC129752489 gene encoding uncharacterized protein LOC129752489 gives rise to the protein MVYSLTSESFINALKRIVGRRGRVADIYCDNALTFVGANRLLQESKQDFDKMHSSDELGTHCADNGIVFHFNPARSPHFGGLWEAAVKSFKHHLYRVMQTTVLNIDDFNTLLIQVEAVMNSRPLTPRSSEPDDVVALTPGHFIVGEPLVSLPEVDISELPINRLNSFQQMQQRVQHFWQAWSRDYIGQLQNRKKWPVVRPNISEGTLVLMKQDNAPPLSWKLGRIEKIFPGDDGRVRVVTVKTAKNSYRRVQ